The bacterium nucleotide sequence GCATCGACCGTGATATTGACACTTTGGTGTAGGTTGATTTGTGATATGTCGGTTTCATCTATATCGACAGTCGCGTTCATTTTGCTTACATCGGCTACTTCAAACAGGGTGACGCCGCTGCCGGATGCAATAGCGGAAGACTTTGCACCCGTAACGATGGAACCGATTTCTACATATTTGGTCACAACTACACCCGAGCACGGCGCTGTGATGGTCGTATAGTTGACATTCTTCTGCGCCTGCTCAAGTGAGGCCTCAGCGCTCTTTACATCGGCCTCTGCTTGCGTAATGTCCGCAGCCTTTACGGCTTCGGTGTGATATGTCGCACGCACCTCTTCAAGGGAGGCTACGGCTTTATTGTATGCTGCCTGCGCATCTGCAAGTGCTTCTTTCTTCAGTGATACCTGCATGCTGTTGGCTTTCGCGGTAGCCAGTGCGGCTTTTGCAGCGGCCACTTTTGCTTCGCTGCTGAGCAGATCTTCATTTGTCTCATCCTGGACCGTATCCCACTTGCTTTGTGCGTCATCCAATTGTGCTTTGGCCGCATCATAGTCTTTCTGAGCCGATTCCAGGCTGGACTTCGAGACAAATCCCTTGTCATGGAGCGCTTTTTGACGTTCCAGCTCTTTTCTGGTCTGATACTCGGCCGATTTTGCCTGGTTAAGGCTGGCCTTGGCAGAAGCTAATGTCTGGGGTACGGTTGCCTTCTTTGCCTGTCTATAGGACGCCTCGGCTGACGCGAGTGAGCTTTGTGCCTCGTTTATGGCTTCTTGAGTGAGTTTGGGCTGTACATTCGCCTGCTTCTGTGCCTGTACGAGCTGTGCTTTTGCGCTCTTTACCGCCTCCTGGGCTGCACGGAGCTGAGCGGGATACTGGCTGTGCTGCATGTCTCGATTGTTTCTGGCCTGGAGCACCTTTGCGCGGGCACTGGCAAGATTAGCGTTTGATTGCTCAAGAGTGCTCTTTGTGTCAGTTGGGTCGATCTTTGCGACAACCTGGCCTGCCGTTACACGGTCGCCTTCGTCGACTCCCAGCCATATGATCTGACCTCCGACATTGGACTTGACTTCAACAGTGCTCAGCGCCTCCAGTGTGCCTGTGCCGGAGACTGATGTGGTGATTGTCGAACGTTTCACCGTCGCGGTCTTCAGGACGATCTTGTTTCCTGCAGCCCTGTGTCGGGCGAATGTGATGACAGCAACAACTATCAGGACGATTGCGCCTATGACAATCAGCTTTGAATTTTTACGGTTTTTCCCACTCATAGTATACCTCCTTGCTTGCCTGTCATATACTCAAGTTGTGAAATTGCGAGCAGATAATCGTATTTAGCCTGGACGTAGTCGCTCTGAGCCGATACATGCTGCGACTCGGCGTTGAGCACGTCCAGTGTTATTCCCAGTCCGAGTGTATATCGGTCCTGTTGCGCCTTAAGGTTCTTGCTTGCGGACTCAAGGCTTGCCTCGCTGGCCGTCAGACGCTCCTTTGCACTGGTCAGATTTAGATACGCTTCCTCGACTTGTGTGCAGACATCTCTGTCCAATTGGTTCGCATCCTCAATGGCGCTTTCCTGACTTAGTCTGGCCGCTTTATATGCCGCCCGACTGGCTCCACCGTCGAAAAGATTGAATGTGATGCCGCCGACCATCTGACTCCCGCTCGATCGATATCCGCCGGAGACACTCTTTTGATAACCGGCGCTGATTGTAGGGATCGGATAAAGAGATATCCGTTTGGCGGTTGCCGTGGCTTTTGTCGAGCCGATCTGTGCCTGCGCCTGAGTAATGTCCGGCCGGTTATTTTTGGCGTAGGTCACGTAATTGTCCAGTGGCTGGACCGTGGTTTCCGGTATGCTCTCTACTTCCGCAACATCGAAGCCGGAACTGGAACGAATGCCCATGCTTGTCTGCAGATCGAGAATCGACGTTCGCACAGTATTTTGAGCAGACAACAGGCTCACTTTTGCGGAAGCCAACTCAGCTTCGACTGGATATCTGTCGACATCCGCTTTTGCGCCCTGTTCGATCTGTGCCGTAACCTGCGCAAGCAGCTCATTATAATACTTTACGTTTGAGTCCTGAACATCCGACAAGTGCTTGGAACGCAGGGCTTCATAATAGGCTTCAGTCACGCTATATGTCACTGTCTGGATCGTTCTTTTGTATGCCGAATCAGCGCCGACGACGTTGTAGCGGTATGCCTTCACATTGGCTTCACGCACGCCGCCATCAAATACATTGAGATTCGCGGAGAGCGCAGTTCCAGTCGTATACTGGCTGAGGACTCCCTGGTCGCCGGTGGTGAATGCATTGTTATCAAGCGATATCTGAGGCAGATAATTGCTTTTTGTCTGGGACAGATTGTTTTTTGCTATGGCCACGTCATTCTTGGCGACGATTATGTCCAATTGGCTTTTGAGCGCAATGTTGATGCAGTCTTGCAAGCTCAATGGCTTTGACACAGCGGCTTCTTGGGCGTATGCACCTGTGCATACAAGTAACAAACACGTGCATACTACCGCTGGAGCAAAGAGCAGCCTGGTCAAACTGGTTTTAAAATGTACAGTCATTTTTATTCTACCCCTGTTCACATAGGGCATAGCCATTCAGATTACAGATTACCATATGCCCCATATATTATATTACGGACGAGTTCTGAAAATATGATGAATACGTCAAAAAATTCATTTTGCAATTTCAGCCACCGTATTGCTGATCTTTAAGTTTTGTTGGCGCTTGTCGATAAGTGATTTGAGAGTAGGCCAAAATCAAATACATTGAAAGGAATGAAATCGATGAGTATTACAGGAATCGACAGCAGCTCAGACTCAATTTATGAGCTGTATAAGCTCTATTCCACACAGGCAGTAAGCTCGACATCCACGGATGACAGCGACAGCTCATCTACCGGCATCAGCGCTATAGGCAGCAGCGTTGACTCTGTGGATTTTTCACAGACGGGAGAGCTTTTCAGTCAGCTTCAGCAGTTGCAGGAGTCGGACCCCGATAAGTTTAAGGAAGTCTGCTCCAGTATCGCGGATAAGTTGACTGAAGCCTCACAGAACGATGACGGCAGCACGGACAGCATGCTCTCTGATCTGGCGAGCAAGTTTGAAGAGGCTTCCGAAACCGGAGACTTGTCTTCACTGCAGCCTCCACCACCACCTCCGCCCGCTCAATTCACAGGCTCGATGCAGGATGTCAGCGATCTTTATTCGCAGAATGAATCCACAACCACGACTCAATCGAGCAAGGCGAGCACTATCAATGATATAATCGCCAGTGCCCTGAGCGAGGCAGGAATATCGGTTTCGGAGTAAGCTTGCAAACACGTCTGAGTCCGGAGGACGGGACAGAACCGATATATCTGCCGGGTTCGTAGTCGATAAGGCCGACTACGGAACCCGACAGAAAGGTGAATTATATTTCATCAATTTCCCTCCCGCAGTTATGTTACGAGCCGATTCTGAAAAAGTTATGAAAAGCAGCCGCTGTTTGAATTTTAGTTCCCAACCCCTAACCTCTATTCCCTATCCCCTAATTTGGTTCTTGTGATGAACTCGTCAGTGGTGATATACTGACGGTGATATGAAAATTCTGCTGGTCGAAGATGAAGCGCCGATACGAGAGGTGGTCAAACGCGGTCTGGAAGAGAGCGGCATGTATCATGTGGATACTGCTGAAGACGGCACAACCGGTCTGGATTTGGCGTGGGACGAAGATTATGCGCTTATCATACTGGACATCATGCTGCCAGGCATCGACGGCTGGACCATATGCGAACGGCTCAGAAACAAGCGGATAAGTACTCCCATTCTTATGCTTACAGCCCGCGACGGTGTGCGTGACCGTGTGCGCGGGTTAGAGATCGGAGCGGATGATTATCTGCCGAAGCCTTTCGATTTTGAGGAACTGCTGGCGCGTGTGCGTGCACTTATAAGGCGCGATAAGCTCTCGAAGGGCAGAGTCATTCGCATAGGTCATCTTGAAATGGACACTACCGCGCACAGGGTGTTCTGCGACGGCAAGGAAGTCAATCTGACATCACGAGAATATTCGCTGCTGGAAGCGCTGGCATCCAATGAAGGCAGGGTACTCAGCAGAGAGGCAATTCAGTATCGTATTTGGAACAATGAGGACAGCATGTCCAATACAGTCGATGTCTACATACGCATGCTCCGCAGAAAAATTGATGCGGACAGGCCCGTAAAACTCATTCATACGGTCCATGGTCTTGGATATATGCTTAAGCGCCCGAATATGGAGCAGTCATGAAGTTTAGCTCGGTAAGATTCAGGCTTACATTGTGGAATATCGGAGTGCTGGCGCTGGTATTGTTCGGGTTTCTTGCAGTGATGCACTTTTCGGTGCGCTCCTATCTGCTGTCCGAGACTGATCACAGGCTTTCCGGTATGGCGAAGCGGCACCTTGACATAATTAACAAAAAGGCGCCGAGTAACTTGCCGCCGCCACCAAAAGATGATTCAGCTTCTGAAAAAAAACACTTCCGGCCAATGGTCCATCAGTTTGACCTTAAGGGCAAACAGGTGTTTGTTGCCGGTGAAAAGCAGGAGATAAAAGAGCCGCCTTGGGATGAAAAAGCATTCAAAAAAGCCATGGCGGGTGAGCGAGTCTTCACGACAATTGCGGCTGATGACACGATATTACGTGTAATCTCTCTTCCTATAAGAAAAAAGGGAACCATCACGGGTGTCATCCAGGTCGCAGTATCTTTTGCAGAGGTCCAGGTCATGCTCGAAAGCCTGACTATGACTCTGACGGTCCTTGTGCCGATTGCGCTGCTGGTCGCGGGAATAGGAGGACTTTTCCTGACCAGTCGTGCCCTAAAACCTATAAGGCAGATGGTCGATACAGCCGAAGCAATCAGCGACAGTGATCTGTCACAGCGGCTGCCTGTGATCGGCGCGGATGAGTTTGCTCACCTGGCCGCCACGATAAATGGCATGCTCGCCAGGCTCGACAAGGCATTCAAACAACTAAAGGATGCTTTCGATCGGGAGAGACGCTTCACCTCCGATGCATCTCACGAGCTCCGCACGCCACTGACCGCTATAAAAGCAAATACTTCACTGGCGCTGCTTGCCGACAGGACGCCGGAGCAGTATCGTGAGACTATCAGTAAGATAGATCAGTCTGCGGATGCTATGAGTAGTCTGGTTCAGGATCTTCTGCTGCTGGCTCGCTCGGATGCCGGACAGTTGGCTCGTGAATTTCAACCTGTCGACCCTCATGATCTCTTCGATAATGTTCTGGCCGTTGTCCGTCGAACTGAAAATGATGCGAAGGTGACGGTGGATGTGGCGGATTCGACC carries:
- a CDS encoding efflux RND transporter periplasmic adaptor subunit; the protein is MSGKNRKNSKLIVIGAIVLIVVAVITFARHRAAGNKIVLKTATVKRSTITTSVSGTGTLEALSTVEVKSNVGGQIIWLGVDEGDRVTAGQVVAKIDPTDTKSTLEQSNANLASARAKVLQARNNRDMQHSQYPAQLRAAQEAVKSAKAQLVQAQKQANVQPKLTQEAINEAQSSLASAEASYRQAKKATVPQTLASAKASLNQAKSAEYQTRKELERQKALHDKGFVSKSSLESAQKDYDAAKAQLDDAQSKWDTVQDETNEDLLSSEAKVAAAKAALATAKANSMQVSLKKEALADAQAAYNKAVASLEEVRATYHTEAVKAADITQAEADVKSAEASLEQAQKNVNYTTITAPCSGVVVTKYVEIGSIVTGAKSSAIASGSGVTLFEVADVSKMNATVDIDETDISQINLHQSVNITVDAYPDEVFKGTVTKIAPQTTTTNNVTTIPVTVEISSTDSRLKPGMNTTCDFITASKEDVLVIPNGALKGSNSQSIVMVIKDGAPTPRKIKTGLSGDESTEVISGLKEGEQVVVSDTAATDGNSSQQNMPRPPGGMPM
- a CDS encoding TolC family protein, yielding MTVHFKTSLTRLLFAPAVVCTCLLLVCTGAYAQEAAVSKPLSLQDCINIALKSQLDIIVAKNDVAIAKNNLSQTKSNYLPQISLDNNAFTTGDQGVLSQYTTGTALSANLNVFDGGVREANVKAYRYNVVGADSAYKRTIQTVTYSVTEAYYEALRSKHLSDVQDSNVKYYNELLAQVTAQIEQGAKADVDRYPVEAELASAKVSLLSAQNTVRTSILDLQTSMGIRSSSGFDVAEVESIPETTVQPLDNYVTYAKNNRPDITQAQAQIGSTKATATAKRISLYPIPTISAGYQKSVSGGYRSSGSQMVGGITFNLFDGGASRAAYKAARLSQESAIEDANQLDRDVCTQVEEAYLNLTSAKERLTASEASLESASKNLKAQQDRYTLGLGITLDVLNAESQHVSAQSDYVQAKYDYLLAISQLEYMTGKQGGIL
- a CDS encoding response regulator transcription factor, which codes for MKILLVEDEAPIREVVKRGLEESGMYHVDTAEDGTTGLDLAWDEDYALIILDIMLPGIDGWTICERLRNKRISTPILMLTARDGVRDRVRGLEIGADDYLPKPFDFEELLARVRALIRRDKLSKGRVIRIGHLEMDTTAHRVFCDGKEVNLTSREYSLLEALASNEGRVLSREAIQYRIWNNEDSMSNTVDVYIRMLRRKIDADRPVKLIHTVHGLGYMLKRPNMEQS
- a CDS encoding HAMP domain-containing protein, which encodes MKFSSVRFRLTLWNIGVLALVLFGFLAVMHFSVRSYLLSETDHRLSGMAKRHLDIINKKAPSNLPPPPKDDSASEKKHFRPMVHQFDLKGKQVFVAGEKQEIKEPPWDEKAFKKAMAGERVFTTIAADDTILRVISLPIRKKGTITGVIQVAVSFAEVQVMLESLTMTLTVLVPIALLVAGIGGLFLTSRALKPIRQMVDTAEAISDSDLSQRLPVIGADEFAHLAATINGMLARLDKAFKQLKDAFDRERRFTSDASHELRTPLTAIKANTSLALLADRTPEQYRETISKIDQSADAMSSLVQDLLLLARSDAGQLAREFQPVDPHDLFDNVLAVVRRTENDAKVTVDVADSTGLILGDMEHLNRLVINLLENALRHTPSDGEVTLSAQRRDGMVELAVADTGCGIAPEHLSHLGERFYRVDAARTKKSGGAGLGLAICRSIVEAHNGSMAIGSSPGQGTRVTVTLSPAKK